A single genomic interval of Littorina saxatilis isolate snail1 linkage group LG17, US_GU_Lsax_2.0, whole genome shotgun sequence harbors:
- the LOC138952714 gene encoding cysteinyl leukotriene receptor 1-like, with amino-acid sequence MEDTPEFKASVKVWQYCPPFLFVFGTFGNVMTVVILRRMNMKRSAMPVYLTALAVSDTCLLYTGLLRRWVMNVFDLDFRTLHSAVCKLHTWLVYAVTIVSAWILMFMTVERAISVWKPHHVSLLCTRKKAAVIVVGIVVFSLVANAHLLYGVDVMDVGNGTKVCFAPDEDYLYFFDAVWSWADLTLASLLPFTVLLIGNTLILWKVSLSARAARYLGSVRPDDVMQRKKTTSSMTITLVALSIIFFFLTSPVCVYNIIEHYVEEELEKNPSARGSAKLRLAWAAVNVLMYTNSTVNFYLYCLSGAKFRQELRRTLCCISAPLWRPSQKHTFTSHNGNHHHHLDCQDSRRCQKNGKVAADGSLKSNCSDTGSTEVIDSVSLRIHNRVLQSDT; translated from the exons ATGGAGGACACACCAGAATTCAAAGCCTCCGTCAAGGTCTGGCAGTACTGCCCGCCCTTTCTCTTCGTCTTCGGAACGTTCGGTAACGTGATGACTGTGGTGATTCTTCGCCGCATGAACATGAAGCGGTCCGCCATGCCTGTCTACCTCACGGCCCTCGCCGTCTCGGACACCTGTCTCCTCTACACGGGACTGCTACGTCGTTGGGTGATGAACGTGTTTGACCTTGATTTCCGCACGTTACACTCGGCGGTGTGCAAGCTTCACACGTGGCTGGTCTACGCTGTGACGATCGTGTCGGCGTGGATCCTCATGTTCATGACCGTGGAGAGAGCCATCTCCGTCTGGAAGCCTCACCACGTCTCCCTGCTGTGCACCAGAAAAAAAGCTGCCGTCATCGTCGTCGGCATCGTCGTCTTCTCTCTTGTCGCCAACGCCCACTTGCTGTACGGGGTGGATGTGATGGATGTGGGGAACGGAACGAAGGTTTGTTTCGCTCCGGATGAGGACTACTTGTACTTCTTTGACGCCGTGTGGTCGTGGGCCGACCTGACGCTTGCTTCGCTGCTTCCTTTCACTGTGCTGCTGATTGGGAACACCCTTATCCTGTGGAAGGTCTCACTGTCTGCCCGCGCGGCCAG GTACCTTGGCTCCGTCCGACCCGATGACGTCATGCAGCGCAAGAAAACCACGTCATCGATGACGATCACTTTGGTGGCGCTCagcatcatcttcttcttcttgacgTCGCCGGTCTGCGTGTACAACATCATCGAGCACTACGTGGAAGAAGAACTGGAGAAGAACCCCAGCGCCCGAGGGAGTGCCAAACTGAGGCTGGCCTGGGCGGCGGTCAATGTTCTCATGTACACCAACAGTACGGTCAACTTTTACCTGTACTGTCTGAGCGGGGCCAAGTTCCGCCAGGAGCTGAGGAGAACCCTTTGCTGTATCTCCGCGCCTCTCTGGCGTCCTTCCCAGAAGCACACGTTCACCAGCCATAATGGgaaccatcaccaccacctcgACTGCCAGGACAGTCGTCGCTGTCAGAAGAATGGGAAGGTTGCCGCTGATGGCAGTCTGAAGAGCAATTGCAGTGACACTGGTAGCACTGAGGTCATAGATAGTGTTTCGTTGAGGATTCACAACCGTGTGCTGCAAtctgatacatga